A genomic window from Terriglobia bacterium includes:
- the pdxS gene encoding pyridoxal 5'-phosphate synthase lyase subunit PdxS: MTAQGASGNGNDWRVKVGLAEMLKGGVIMDVTNAKQAEIAEKAGACAVMALERVPSDIRKEGGVARMASVKVIREIMATVTIPVMAKVRIGHLAEAEVLQALEVDFIDESEVLTPADEENHIWKHDFRIPFVCGARNLGEALRRIAEGAAMIRTKGEAGSGNVVEAVRHMRTIVSQMRKLTTLRDDELMKEAKELGAPLDLIRQVAKTGKLPVPNFSAGGIATPADAALVRRLGAEAVFVGSGIFKSSDPEVRAKAVVKATTHFEDAKAILEAHEELGEAMPGLDIRQIDEKDLLQTRGW, from the coding sequence ATGACGGCACAGGGTGCAAGCGGAAATGGAAACGACTGGCGGGTGAAGGTGGGCCTGGCCGAGATGCTCAAGGGCGGGGTGATCATGGACGTCACCAACGCCAAACAGGCGGAGATCGCGGAAAAGGCCGGGGCCTGCGCGGTGATGGCGCTGGAACGCGTGCCTTCGGATATCCGCAAGGAAGGCGGCGTGGCGCGCATGGCCTCGGTGAAGGTGATCCGTGAGATCATGGCCACGGTGACGATTCCGGTGATGGCCAAGGTGCGCATCGGGCATCTGGCCGAAGCGGAAGTGCTGCAGGCGCTGGAAGTGGATTTCATCGACGAGAGCGAAGTGCTGACGCCCGCGGACGAAGAGAACCACATCTGGAAGCACGATTTCCGGATTCCGTTCGTGTGCGGGGCGCGCAACCTGGGCGAGGCGCTGCGGCGCATCGCGGAAGGCGCGGCCATGATCCGCACCAAGGGCGAAGCGGGCTCGGGCAACGTGGTCGAGGCGGTGCGGCACATGCGCACCATCGTCAGCCAGATGCGCAAGCTCACGACGCTGCGCGACGACGAACTGATGAAGGAAGCGAAGGAACTCGGCGCGCCGCTCGATCTGATCCGCCAGGTGGCCAAAACCGGCAAGCTGCCGGTGCCCAATTTCTCGGCCGGCGGCATTGCCACGCCCGCGGATGCGGCGCTGGTGCGGCGGCTCGGCGCGGAGGCCGTCTTCGTCGGCTCGGGCATTTTCAAGTCCAGCGATCCGGAAGTGCGCGCCAAGGCTGTAGTCAAGGCCACGACGCACTTCGAGGATGCGAAGGCCATCCTGGAAGCGCACGAGGAGCTGGGCGAGGCCATGCCGGGGCTGGACATCCGGCAGATCGACGAGAAAGACCTGCTGCAGACGCGGGGTTGGTAG
- the pdxT gene encoding pyridoxal 5'-phosphate synthase glutaminase subunit PdxT, with protein sequence MKIGILAVQGDFEAHAAVLRRLGVATVLVRTPTDLSGCDGLILPGGESTTQLQFLEEEGLAERIRRFAAEGGALFGTCAGTILLAREVKNPAQGSLGLLDATVLRNAYGRQIASAVVRGTCKGKSGPLEMVFIRGPVIERAGPRVEVLAEYAGKPVLVRQGRILAATFHPELTADTAVHELFLQLAASREPAETTAANQ encoded by the coding sequence ATGAAGATTGGGATTCTGGCGGTGCAGGGAGACTTCGAGGCGCACGCAGCGGTGCTCCGGCGCCTGGGCGTGGCCACCGTGCTGGTGCGCACGCCGACGGATCTCTCTGGCTGCGACGGCCTGATCCTGCCGGGCGGGGAGAGCACCACGCAGCTGCAGTTCCTGGAAGAAGAGGGGCTCGCGGAACGCATTCGGCGCTTTGCGGCGGAGGGCGGCGCGCTGTTCGGCACTTGCGCGGGGACCATCCTGCTGGCGCGCGAGGTGAAGAATCCTGCGCAGGGTTCGCTGGGCCTGCTGGACGCCACGGTGTTGCGCAATGCTTACGGGCGGCAGATCGCCAGCGCCGTAGTCCGCGGCACGTGCAAGGGCAAGAGCGGGCCGCTGGAAATGGTCTTCATCCGCGGCCCGGTCATCGAGCGCGCCGGCCCGCGGGTCGAGGTACTCGCCGAATATGCGGGGAAACCCGTGCTCGTGCGGCAGGGGCGCATCCTGGCCGCTACCTTCCATCCCGAACTCACCGCCGACACCGCCGTGCACGAACTTTTCCTGCAGCTGGCCGCGTCGCGCGAACCGGCCGAAACCACCGCCGCAAACCAGTAA
- a CDS encoding low molecular weight phosphatase family protein, with translation MAAGANSRVKVLFICIGNSCRSPMAEAIARQDAADIIEATSAGLSPFGAVGWMTKSTLEANGYSTQGLDSKVIAPALWDAADLVINMSGRAREKAFLSWEKVEDWRVEDPYGADAAQYQRIFGEIERRIAELAEKLRRERETPQG, from the coding sequence ATGGCCGCTGGCGCAAACTCCCGGGTGAAAGTGCTGTTCATCTGCATCGGCAACTCCTGCCGCAGTCCGATGGCTGAGGCCATCGCCCGGCAGGACGCCGCCGACATTATCGAGGCCACGAGCGCGGGGCTCTCGCCGTTCGGGGCCGTGGGCTGGATGACCAAGAGCACGCTGGAGGCGAATGGCTACTCCACGCAGGGGCTGGACTCCAAGGTGATCGCTCCGGCGCTGTGGGACGCCGCCGACCTGGTGATCAACATGAGCGGGCGAGCGCGGGAGAAGGCGTTTCTTTCCTGGGAAAAGGTTGAGGACTGGCGGGTGGAAGATCCCTATGGCGCGGATGCTGCCCAGTATCAGAGAATCTTCGGCGAGATCGAGCGCCGAATTGCGGAGCTCGCGGAAAAATTGAGACGCGAGCGGGAAACGCCGCAGGGCTGA
- a CDS encoding metal-dependent transcriptional regulator gives MRREKTSVSQEDYLKAIWEMLEEDQTPISARLAEELRVTPPAVTAALKRMTRDGYLRVERSGRIDLTRKGRQVAGRLALRHQLAEMLLTDVIGLSWARAHDEAERLEHAISPEVEALLLKRYGKRSACPHGVPLRGGVAKLRKQGAVLLADLQAGEQAEILCVYEKDARFLEFLEGLQLRPATRVVVRKREYDETMTLRAAGHTIHLGKPATTRIWVRRSAA, from the coding sequence TTGCGCCGCGAAAAAACCAGCGTATCGCAGGAAGATTATCTGAAGGCGATCTGGGAGATGCTCGAGGAAGACCAGACGCCGATCAGCGCGCGGCTGGCGGAAGAGCTGCGCGTGACGCCGCCGGCGGTGACCGCGGCGCTCAAGCGCATGACCCGCGACGGTTACCTGCGCGTCGAGCGCAGCGGGCGCATCGATCTGACGCGCAAGGGGCGGCAAGTGGCCGGGCGGCTGGCGCTGCGTCACCAGCTTGCGGAGATGCTGCTGACCGACGTGATCGGACTTTCCTGGGCGCGCGCGCATGACGAAGCCGAGCGCCTCGAGCACGCCATCTCGCCGGAAGTGGAAGCGCTGCTGCTGAAGCGCTACGGCAAGCGCAGCGCCTGCCCGCACGGGGTCCCGCTGCGGGGCGGCGTGGCCAAACTGCGGAAACAGGGCGCCGTGCTGCTGGCCGATCTGCAGGCCGGGGAGCAGGCGGAGATTCTCTGCGTGTATGAGAAGGACGCCAGGTTTCTGGAGTTTCTCGAAGGGCTGCAGTTGCGGCCCGCGACGCGCGTCGTGGTGCGCAAGCGCGAATATGACGAAACCATGACCCTGCGCGCCGCCGGCCACACCATCCACCTGGGCAAACCCGCCACCACGCGCATCTGGGTGCGGCGCTCCGCGGCGTGA
- a CDS encoding nuclear transport factor 2 family protein: MQANTTLTARPPRYHWILIILGAVLAGSLTIALAQAQQKATNQATFRKLVDDLCAAWSTGDADKPGVFYAKDPKLVFYDVTPFQYRGWQEYHDGVKKEFFDKLASGTLTAGRDLRVTRRGGVAWTTVSMHYTEIAKDGKKTESDFRDTLIWELHGGKWLIVHEHISAAAS; the protein is encoded by the coding sequence ATGCAGGCAAACACGACTTTGACCGCACGTCCGCCGCGCTATCACTGGATTCTGATCATTCTCGGCGCCGTTCTCGCGGGCTCGCTGACGATTGCTCTGGCGCAGGCACAGCAGAAGGCCACGAACCAAGCCACCTTCCGCAAGCTGGTGGACGATCTGTGCGCGGCGTGGAGCACGGGCGACGCCGACAAGCCGGGCGTCTTCTACGCCAAGGATCCGAAACTGGTCTTTTACGACGTCACCCCGTTCCAGTATCGCGGCTGGCAGGAATATCACGACGGCGTGAAGAAGGAATTCTTCGACAAGCTCGCGAGCGGCACCCTGACGGCCGGGAGGGACTTGCGGGTGACGCGGCGCGGCGGCGTGGCCTGGACCACCGTCTCGATGCACTACACCGAAATCGCGAAAGACGGCAAGAAAACGGAATCGGATTTCCGCGACACGCTGATCTGGGAACTGCACGGCGGGAAATGGCTGATTGTACATGAGCACATCTCGGCGGCGGCCTCCTGA